The following are from one region of the Arachis duranensis cultivar V14167 chromosome 10, aradu.V14167.gnm2.J7QH, whole genome shotgun sequence genome:
- the LOC107469661 gene encoding coronatine-insensitive protein 1, with protein MEERSVRRTRQVDVVMDCVIPYIDDPKDRDAVSQVCRRWYELDSMTRKHVTIALCYTTTPDRLRRRFPHLESLKLKGKPRAAMFNLIPEDWGGHVTPWVTEISQHFGCLRSLHFRRMIVKDSDLEVLAKSRGHVLQALKLDKCSGFSTDGLFFVGRFCRNLRVLFLEESTIVEKDGEWLHELALNNTVLESLNFYLTEIAAVGIQDLELIAKNCPNLVSVKVTDSEILDLVNFFRYATSLEEFCGGAYTEEPDRYNAVTLPARLCRLGLTNIESNELPMVFVYASILKKLDLMYAMLDTEDHCKLIEKCPNLEVLESRNVIGDRGLEVLARCCTKLKRLRIDRGDDDQGMEDEDGVVSHRGLTALAQGCPKLEYLAVYVSDITNACLEQIGTHLRNLCDFRLVLLDHEAEITDLPLDNGVRTLLMGCNKLRRFALYLRPGGLTDQGLGYIGQYSQNVRWMLLGYVGQSDAGLLEFSKGCPNLQKLEMRGCSFFSERALAIAAMRLASLRYLWVQGYGASSSGRDLLAMARPFWNIELIPSRHVAVNNNPEMPVIIEHPAHILAYYSLAGQRDDFPDSVVPLESTVCA; from the exons ATGGAGGAAAGGAGCGTGAGGAGGACGCGCCAGGTGGACGTGGTGATGGACTGCGTGATTCCGTACATCGATGACCCGAAAGACCGCGACGCCGTGTCTCAGGTGTGTCGGCGGTGGTACGAGCTCGATTCCATGACACGTAAGCACGTCACCATCGCGCTATGCTACACCACCACGCCGGACCGCCTCAGGCGGCGGTTCCCTCACCTGGAGTCTCTGAAGCTGAAGGGGAAGCCTAGGGCGGCGATGTTCAACCTCATACCGGAGGATTGGGGCGGTCACGTGACGCCTTGGGTGACGGAGATCTCGCAGCACTTTGGATGCCTCAGGAGCCTCCATTTCCGGCGCATGATTGTTAAGGACTCCGATCTTGAGGTTCTTGCTAAGTCACGTGGTCACGTGCTTCAAGCTCTGAAGCTTGATAAGTGTTCTGGTTTCTCCACAGATGGCCTTTTCTTTGTTGGCAGGTTTTGCAG GAATTTAAGAGTCTTGTTTTTGGAGGAAAGCACAATTGTTGAGAAAGATGGTGAATGGTTGCATGAGCTTGCTTTAAATAATACGGTTCTTGAGTCACTCAATTTTTACTTGACGGAAATTGCGGCTGTAGGAATTCAGGACCTTGAACTTATAGCCAAAAATTGCCCCAACTTAGTCTCCGTGAAAGTTACTGATTCCGAAATCTTGGATCTTGTGAACTTCTTTCGCTATGCTACTTCTCTAGAAGAATTTTGTGGAGGTGCCTATACTGAGGAACCAGATAGGTACAATGCTGTAACATTACCAGCCAGGTTATGCCGATTGGGTTTGACAAATATTGAAAGCAATGAGTTGCCAATGGTGTTTGTTTATGCATCCATACTAAAAAAGTTGGACCTCATGTATGCAATGCTGGATACAGAGGATCATTGCAAGTTAATTGAAAAGTGCCCCAATTTGGAAGTCCTCGAG TCAAGAAATGTAATTGGAGATAGAGGATTGGAGGTTCTTGCTCGCTGTTGTACAAAGTTAAAAAGGCTTAGGATTGATAGAGGTGATGATGATCAAGGAATGGAAGATGAAGATGGTGTTGTTTCCCATAGAGGATTAACTGCTTTGGCACAGGGATGTCCAAAACTCGAATATTTGGCTGTTTATGTATCTGACATCACAAATGCATGTTTGGAACAGATTGGGACTCACTTGAGAAACCTTTGTGATTTTCGCCTTGTCCTGCTTGATCATGAAGCAGAAATAACCGATTTGCCACTTGACAACGGAGTAAGGACTTTACTTATGGGTTGTAACAAGCTTAGAAGATTTGCTCTTTATCTCCGACCCGGGGGCTTGACCGACCAAGGTCTTGGCTACATTGGGCAATACAGCCAAAATGTAAGATGGATGCTACTTGGCTATGTTGGACAGTCCGATGCAGGGCTTTTGGAATTCTCTAAGGGCTGTCCGAATCTCCAGAAACTCGAAATGAGAGGCTGTTCCTTTTTTAGTGAGCGTGCACTAGCCATTGCTGCAATGCGCCTGGCTTCTCTTAGGTACTTGTGGGTGCAAGGCTATGGTGCCTCTTCTTCTGGACGCGATCTTTTGGCTATGGCTCGCCCCTTTTGGAATATCGAGTTGATTCCTTCTAGACATGTGGCGGTAAATAATAATCCGGAAATGCCAGTAATCATTGAGCATCCGGCTCACATTCTTGCATATTACTCTCTTGCGGGGCAAAGAGATGATTTTCCGGATAGCGTTGTACCTTTGGAATCCACGGTATGTGCATAA